The following proteins come from a genomic window of Pseudochaenichthys georgianus chromosome 17, fPseGeo1.2, whole genome shotgun sequence:
- the mmp16b gene encoding matrix metalloproteinase-16 isoform X2 encodes MTLVSSSKRKPSDCFYAAAFCLHFLLWISCAVSGEEDHHHQFSVEGWLQRYGYLPRTEPGMSVLRSAQTLHSAIAAMQRVYGLNVTGTLDEKTKDWMQKPRCGVPDKFKIAARSRKRRYALTGQKWQRTHITYSIKNVTPKVGARETHDAIRRAFDVWQGVTPLRFEAVPYSALETGRRDVDITIIFASGFHGDSSPFDGEGGFLAHAYFPGPGIGGDTHFDSDEPWTLGNPNHDGNDLFLVAVHELGHALGLEHSNDPTAIMAPFYQYMDTENFKLPHDDLQGIQKIYGPPDRAPQPTRPPPTVPPPRFHPPSDPRKNERHARPHRPPQGAKPSNPNSKPNICDGGFNTLAILRQELFVFKDQWFWRVRDNSVVPGYPMQINYFWKGLPPKIDAVYENSEGKFVFFKGNRFWVFKDTTLQPSYPQDISLFGSGMPTQSIETAVWWEDVAKTYFFKGDRYWRYNEDMRTMDPGYPKPITIWKGIPDSPQGAFVDRANDSVERHQNKNQLNWPGFTYFYKGKDYWKFNNQLLRVEPGYPRSILRDFMGCDGLPADPDWDWNPPVAEERHYDNGDVDVVIKLDSAGGTEKAVAIAIPCVLALCMMVLLYTVFQFRRKSTQRHILYCKRSMQEWV; translated from the exons ATGACCTTAGTATCCTCCAGTAAAAGAAAACCATCGGATTGCTTTTACGCGGCAGCATTCTGCTTGCATTTTTTGCTTTGGATTTCGTGTGCTGTGTCCGGAGAGGAGGATCATCATCATCAGTTCAGCGTTGAG GGATGGCTACAGAGGTATGGCTACCTGCCCCGCACAGAACCGGGAATGTCTGTCCTGCGCTCGGCCCAAACCTTGCACTCAGCCATCGCTGCCATGCAGCGCGTCTATGGTCTCAATGTCACAGGGACACTGGATGAGAAAACCAAGGA TTGGATGCAAAAGCCTCGCTGTGGAGTACCGGACAAGTTTAAGATTGCTGCGAGGTCACGGAAGCGGAGATACGCACTGACAGGACAGAAGTGGCAGCGTACACACATCACCTACAG CATAAAAAATGTCACACCTAAGGTGGGCGCCAGGGAGACTCACGATGCCATCCGGCGAGCATTTGACGTGTGGCAGGGTGTGACTCCCCTACGCTTTGAGGCCGTTCCGTACAGCGCTCTGGAGACTGGCAGGCGTGACGTGGACATCACCATCATCTTCGCTTCGGGTTTTCATGGTGACAGCTCTCCCTTCGATGGGGAAGGGGGATTTCTCGCCCACGCCTATTTTCCGGGCCCAGGCATAGGAGGTGACACACACTTTGATTCAGATGAGCCATGGACCCTAGGGAACCCAAACCATGATG GTAACGACCTGTTCTTGGTTGCGGTGCACGAGCTGGGCCACGCCCTCGGTCTGGAACATTCGAATGACCCGACCGCTATCATGGCTCCTTTCTACCAGTACATGGACACAGAGAACTTCAAACTACCTCACGATGACCTACAGGGCATCCAGAAAATCTATG GTCCACCAGATAGAGCCCCGCAGCCCACCAGACCCCCGCCCACAGTCCCTCCTCCTCGCTTCCACCCTCCTTCAGACCCCCGTAAGAATGAACGCCATGCCAGACCCCATCGCCCTCCACAGGGGGCCAAGCCCTCCAACCCCAACTCCAAACCCAACATCTGTGACGGAGGCTTCAACACCCTGGCCATCCTGCGGCAGGAGCTCTTTGTGTTCAAG GACCAGTGGTTTTGGAGGGTACGGGACAACTCGGTGGTCCCTGGTTACCCCATGCAGATCAACTACTTCTGGAAAGGCTTGCCTCCCAAAATTGATGCCGTGTATGAAAATAGCGAAGGGAAATTCGTCTTCTTCAAAG GAAACCGTTTCTGGGTCTTCAAGGACACGACTCTCCAGCCTTCGTACCCTCAGGACATCTCGCTGTTCGGGAGCGGCATGCCCACTCAGAGCATCGAGACAGCCGTCTGGTGGGAGGACGTCGCCAAGACCTACTTCTTCAAAGGAGACAG GTACTGGAGGTACAATGAGGACATGAGGACCATGGATCCAGGTTATCCCAAACCCATCACCATCTGGAAGGGCATTCCCGACTCTCCACAGGGGGCCTTTGTGGATAGGGCCAATG ATTCTGTTGAGAGACATCAGAATAAGAATCAGCTTAATTGGCCAG GTTTTACCTACTTTTACAAGGGCAAGGACTACTGGAAGTTCAACAACCAGCTGCTTCGCGTGGAGCCCGGCTACCCGAGGTCCATCCTGAGGGACTTTATGGGCTGCGACGGGCTACCTGCAGACCCCGACTGGGACTGGAACCCCCCGGTGGCCGAGGAGCGCCACTACGACAACGGTGACGTGGACGTTGTCATCAAATTGGACAGCGCTGGGGGCACGGAGAAAGCCGTGGCCATCGCCATCCCCTGTGTCCTGGCGCTGTGCATGATGGTCCTCCTCTACACCGTTTTCCAGTTCAGGAGGAAGAGCACACAGCGCCACATACTGTACTGCAAGCGCTCCATGCAGGAGTGGGTCTGA
- the mmp16b gene encoding matrix metalloproteinase-16 isoform X1: MTLVSSSKRKPSDCFYAAAFCLHFLLWISCAVSGEEDHHHQFSVEGWLQRYGYLPRTEPGMSVLRSAQTLHSAIAAMQRVYGLNVTGTLDEKTKDDITLSWMQKPRCGVPDKFKIAARSRKRRYALTGQKWQRTHITYSIKNVTPKVGARETHDAIRRAFDVWQGVTPLRFEAVPYSALETGRRDVDITIIFASGFHGDSSPFDGEGGFLAHAYFPGPGIGGDTHFDSDEPWTLGNPNHDGNDLFLVAVHELGHALGLEHSNDPTAIMAPFYQYMDTENFKLPHDDLQGIQKIYGPPDRAPQPTRPPPTVPPPRFHPPSDPRKNERHARPHRPPQGAKPSNPNSKPNICDGGFNTLAILRQELFVFKDQWFWRVRDNSVVPGYPMQINYFWKGLPPKIDAVYENSEGKFVFFKGNRFWVFKDTTLQPSYPQDISLFGSGMPTQSIETAVWWEDVAKTYFFKGDRYWRYNEDMRTMDPGYPKPITIWKGIPDSPQGAFVDRANDSVERHQNKNQLNWPGFTYFYKGKDYWKFNNQLLRVEPGYPRSILRDFMGCDGLPADPDWDWNPPVAEERHYDNGDVDVVIKLDSAGGTEKAVAIAIPCVLALCMMVLLYTVFQFRRKSTQRHILYCKRSMQEWV; encoded by the exons ATGACCTTAGTATCCTCCAGTAAAAGAAAACCATCGGATTGCTTTTACGCGGCAGCATTCTGCTTGCATTTTTTGCTTTGGATTTCGTGTGCTGTGTCCGGAGAGGAGGATCATCATCATCAGTTCAGCGTTGAG GGATGGCTACAGAGGTATGGCTACCTGCCCCGCACAGAACCGGGAATGTCTGTCCTGCGCTCGGCCCAAACCTTGCACTCAGCCATCGCTGCCATGCAGCGCGTCTATGGTCTCAATGTCACAGGGACACTGGATGAGAAAACCAAGGA TGATATCACACTGAG TTGGATGCAAAAGCCTCGCTGTGGAGTACCGGACAAGTTTAAGATTGCTGCGAGGTCACGGAAGCGGAGATACGCACTGACAGGACAGAAGTGGCAGCGTACACACATCACCTACAG CATAAAAAATGTCACACCTAAGGTGGGCGCCAGGGAGACTCACGATGCCATCCGGCGAGCATTTGACGTGTGGCAGGGTGTGACTCCCCTACGCTTTGAGGCCGTTCCGTACAGCGCTCTGGAGACTGGCAGGCGTGACGTGGACATCACCATCATCTTCGCTTCGGGTTTTCATGGTGACAGCTCTCCCTTCGATGGGGAAGGGGGATTTCTCGCCCACGCCTATTTTCCGGGCCCAGGCATAGGAGGTGACACACACTTTGATTCAGATGAGCCATGGACCCTAGGGAACCCAAACCATGATG GTAACGACCTGTTCTTGGTTGCGGTGCACGAGCTGGGCCACGCCCTCGGTCTGGAACATTCGAATGACCCGACCGCTATCATGGCTCCTTTCTACCAGTACATGGACACAGAGAACTTCAAACTACCTCACGATGACCTACAGGGCATCCAGAAAATCTATG GTCCACCAGATAGAGCCCCGCAGCCCACCAGACCCCCGCCCACAGTCCCTCCTCCTCGCTTCCACCCTCCTTCAGACCCCCGTAAGAATGAACGCCATGCCAGACCCCATCGCCCTCCACAGGGGGCCAAGCCCTCCAACCCCAACTCCAAACCCAACATCTGTGACGGAGGCTTCAACACCCTGGCCATCCTGCGGCAGGAGCTCTTTGTGTTCAAG GACCAGTGGTTTTGGAGGGTACGGGACAACTCGGTGGTCCCTGGTTACCCCATGCAGATCAACTACTTCTGGAAAGGCTTGCCTCCCAAAATTGATGCCGTGTATGAAAATAGCGAAGGGAAATTCGTCTTCTTCAAAG GAAACCGTTTCTGGGTCTTCAAGGACACGACTCTCCAGCCTTCGTACCCTCAGGACATCTCGCTGTTCGGGAGCGGCATGCCCACTCAGAGCATCGAGACAGCCGTCTGGTGGGAGGACGTCGCCAAGACCTACTTCTTCAAAGGAGACAG GTACTGGAGGTACAATGAGGACATGAGGACCATGGATCCAGGTTATCCCAAACCCATCACCATCTGGAAGGGCATTCCCGACTCTCCACAGGGGGCCTTTGTGGATAGGGCCAATG ATTCTGTTGAGAGACATCAGAATAAGAATCAGCTTAATTGGCCAG GTTTTACCTACTTTTACAAGGGCAAGGACTACTGGAAGTTCAACAACCAGCTGCTTCGCGTGGAGCCCGGCTACCCGAGGTCCATCCTGAGGGACTTTATGGGCTGCGACGGGCTACCTGCAGACCCCGACTGGGACTGGAACCCCCCGGTGGCCGAGGAGCGCCACTACGACAACGGTGACGTGGACGTTGTCATCAAATTGGACAGCGCTGGGGGCACGGAGAAAGCCGTGGCCATCGCCATCCCCTGTGTCCTGGCGCTGTGCATGATGGTCCTCCTCTACACCGTTTTCCAGTTCAGGAGGAAGAGCACACAGCGCCACATACTGTACTGCAAGCGCTCCATGCAGGAGTGGGTCTGA